Proteins encoded within one genomic window of Phototrophicus methaneseepsis:
- a CDS encoding META domain-containing protein — MRKLSLLTLALCFVLAMMIPAALAQTTETPSPTEDAPMEEPAEGTMETPGMSLAGTQWELVAFGDVDGERPVLEETNLTLAFDEEGFVSGNGGCNGFGGNYTADSEGALSISEIISTMMACADDDATQQESIYLSALQSAMSYEITDEQLIIHYGEATSLIFEQAGLQGSEWVLVSWGAAGEETPLIEDSTITLSFMEENQAGGNGGCNTYSTTYTLGEENALSFSDVVSTRMACADEAITQQEQDYFAALQGATSYEIAGDTLTIWTEDSQLNYERDAMDELVGTEWQLTSYGVPGEETTVMGQVTIAFQSENQVSGNGGCNSYGGQYRIDGDMITFSEVISTLMACADADITQQEQDYLSALQATTQYAVAEDQLTIWYGDGLQLNFVPVAESI; from the coding sequence GTGAGAAAACTCAGCTTATTAACCCTGGCATTGTGCTTTGTCCTTGCCATGATGATCCCTGCTGCACTTGCCCAGACGACAGAAACCCCCTCACCAACTGAGGACGCCCCTATGGAAGAACCAGCCGAGGGTACGATGGAAACACCGGGTATGTCTCTGGCTGGTACTCAGTGGGAACTCGTCGCTTTTGGCGATGTTGATGGCGAACGACCTGTCCTTGAAGAAACGAACCTGACGTTGGCCTTCGACGAAGAGGGATTTGTCAGCGGCAATGGGGGGTGTAATGGCTTCGGCGGGAATTACACAGCCGATTCGGAGGGCGCGCTCTCCATTAGCGAGATCATCAGCACAATGATGGCCTGCGCTGATGACGATGCCACCCAGCAGGAATCCATCTACTTATCAGCGTTACAATCCGCGATGAGCTATGAAATCACAGATGAACAACTCATCATTCACTATGGTGAGGCAACCTCGCTCATCTTTGAGCAAGCCGGTTTGCAGGGTAGCGAGTGGGTGCTTGTCTCCTGGGGTGCAGCAGGCGAAGAAACGCCCCTCATCGAAGACAGCACCATTACGCTGAGCTTTATGGAAGAAAACCAGGCGGGTGGCAATGGTGGCTGCAACACTTACAGCACCACTTACACGCTCGGTGAAGAAAACGCGCTGAGCTTTAGCGATGTGGTCAGCACGCGGATGGCCTGCGCCGACGAAGCCATCACCCAGCAGGAGCAGGATTACTTCGCTGCCCTGCAAGGCGCGACGAGCTACGAAATTGCAGGCGATACGCTCACCATCTGGACAGAAGACAGCCAATTGAACTATGAGCGGGATGCTATGGATGAGCTTGTGGGGACAGAATGGCAGTTAACCTCCTATGGGGTTCCAGGAGAAGAAACAACCGTGATGGGCCAGGTGACGATTGCCTTCCAATCGGAAAATCAGGTAAGTGGTAATGGGGGCTGCAATTCCTACGGCGGCCAGTACCGCATCGACGGGGACATGATCACTTTTAGCGAAGTCATCAGCACCTTGATGGCCTGCGCCGATGCCGATATCACACAGCAGGAACAGGATTATTTATCCGCCCTGCAAGCAACAACACAATATGCTGTGGCTGAAGACCAGTTAACGATCTGGTATGGCGATGGGCTGCAGTTGAACTTTGTACCCGTTGCTGAATCTATATAA
- a CDS encoding MFS transporter produces the protein MATAGAIPSDPNIHVDETTRRRRIRAWVMYDWANSAFATTIMAAFLPAYYSSVAGASLPSEATATAYWSLTLSLSVFIVAILSPILGTISDVMRGKKRFLAGFALIGIIGTGLLVLVSTGDWFLASVLMVIGRTGFAGANVFYDALLPHVARDDEQDSVSARGFALGYLGGGILLAINVVMFLFIPDSVFENAGIRLSFLSVGIWWGIFTIPILRTVPEPRSATERLQPGESLFNVSFRRLIQTFRDLRQYRELFKYLIAFLVYTDPINTIIGLAVIYGAELRFGTLELVLALLLVQFVGVPFTLIFGRLPARNDKRRHQYLAYIMFNMVMLPLVAIIAAQVLPIDITGQQPAPYETTADYYGEGVYSVGSDALQADGAWEQIIITGEEQAGDGFLAAVAGTPEDVDYIRTDTTEARYDFPINGKQLTITHDVGPDRGQLAVLVDGEALEDIEETDAGTVITPVVVDMYNETLRYNEITTIELPEAGEHVVTLVNMAQTNAESSGSVASIARLEVQPPVRVNSLPAIIGILIAVELIGVVFAALFGGMFKPLAERMDTRNSILLAIAMYCIISAWGFFLNSTIEFWFLAWMVATVQGGSQALGRSLYAALSPSSKSGEFFGLYSILSKGASVIGSGIFAGAALLFNNSRPAILSLIIFFLLGAYLLTRVDIEEGKRLAREEDARVYGTAAS, from the coding sequence ATGGCAACTGCTGGTGCAATTCCGAGTGACCCAAATATTCACGTTGACGAAACCACCCGTCGCCGCCGCATCCGCGCCTGGGTGATGTATGACTGGGCTAACAGCGCCTTCGCCACAACGATTATGGCGGCCTTCCTGCCCGCTTATTACAGTTCAGTGGCAGGCGCGTCCCTCCCCTCGGAGGCCACCGCAACCGCCTATTGGAGCCTGACACTCAGCCTCTCCGTTTTCATCGTCGCCATTCTCTCGCCTATCCTGGGCACAATCTCCGATGTGATGCGCGGTAAAAAGCGTTTCCTGGCCGGGTTCGCCCTGATAGGCATCATCGGGACGGGGTTGTTGGTGCTAGTCAGCACAGGCGATTGGTTTCTGGCTTCTGTGCTGATGGTCATCGGCCGGACGGGGTTCGCTGGGGCGAATGTATTCTATGACGCGCTGCTGCCCCACGTCGCCCGTGATGATGAACAAGACAGCGTCTCTGCGCGTGGGTTCGCGCTAGGATACCTGGGCGGCGGTATTTTGCTGGCGATTAACGTGGTGATGTTCTTATTCATCCCTGATTCAGTGTTTGAAAACGCAGGCATACGGCTATCGTTCTTGAGCGTCGGTATCTGGTGGGGCATCTTCACGATTCCGATCCTGCGCACTGTGCCGGAGCCACGCTCTGCAACGGAACGGCTGCAACCTGGCGAAAGCCTGTTTAACGTCTCATTCCGGCGGCTCATCCAGACCTTCCGCGATCTGCGGCAGTATCGCGAACTCTTTAAATATCTAATCGCCTTCCTGGTCTATACCGATCCAATCAATACGATTATCGGGCTGGCCGTCATCTACGGAGCCGAACTACGTTTTGGCACGCTAGAACTCGTGCTGGCGCTGCTGCTTGTGCAATTCGTCGGCGTGCCCTTCACCCTCATCTTTGGCCGCTTGCCTGCACGCAACGATAAGCGCCGCCATCAATATCTGGCGTACATCATGTTCAATATGGTGATGCTGCCGTTGGTTGCCATTATCGCGGCACAGGTCCTACCTATCGACATCACGGGCCAGCAACCCGCCCCTTACGAAACCACAGCCGATTATTATGGTGAAGGCGTCTACAGCGTCGGCTCAGATGCTTTGCAAGCAGATGGTGCCTGGGAACAGATCATCATCACAGGCGAAGAACAAGCCGGAGATGGCTTCCTGGCAGCGGTAGCAGGCACGCCAGAAGATGTCGATTACATCCGCACCGACACGACAGAAGCTCGTTATGACTTCCCGATAAATGGCAAGCAGCTCACTATTACGCATGACGTCGGACCAGATCGGGGCCAATTGGCGGTGCTGGTTGATGGTGAAGCGCTGGAAGACATTGAAGAAACCGACGCAGGCACTGTGATCACACCTGTCGTCGTTGATATGTACAACGAAACGCTGCGCTATAACGAAATCACCACGATTGAACTGCCGGAAGCCGGCGAGCATGTGGTTACGCTGGTGAATATGGCCCAGACAAACGCGGAAAGCAGCGGCAGCGTCGCTAGTATCGCCCGCCTGGAAGTGCAACCTCCTGTGCGCGTCAACAGCCTGCCAGCGATCATCGGCATTCTGATTGCCGTGGAACTGATCGGCGTGGTGTTTGCGGCCCTGTTCGGCGGCATGTTCAAGCCACTTGCGGAACGGATGGATACGCGCAACAGCATTCTGCTGGCTATTGCCATGTACTGCATCATCTCCGCCTGGGGCTTCTTCCTCAACAGCACGATTGAATTCTGGTTCCTGGCCTGGATGGTCGCAACCGTGCAGGGTGGTAGTCAGGCATTGGGCCGCAGCTTATACGCAGCGCTCTCGCCCTCATCCAAAAGCGGCGAATTCTTTGGTCTATATAGCATCCTGAGCAAAGGTGCTTCTGTCATTGGCTCCGGCATCTTCGCCGGGGCAGCGCTGCTATTTAATAACAGCCGTCCGGCCATCCTCAGCCTGATTATCTTCTTCTTACTGGGGGCATATCTGCTTACACGCGTCGATATCGAAGAAGGCAAACGCCTGGCGCGCGAAGAAGATGCCAGGGTATACGGCACAGCCGCATCCTAA
- a CDS encoding HEAT repeat domain-containing protein — protein MSQLSEPGQAIEELVALLDSPDRMVQHQAKEDLIEIGIEAQGALLKELSCVTEANTEQTISDRKVWSILCILAMVADTRAVPQLKYFVNHGNHLQRVAAIECLGHVGGQEAICILANALAEADDESVIIWVAKALGMIASEEALMPLSRLLETTESHVVRYTAIDALGAIGSTGSIKLIQRFVQDPNHHVREHAEAALEQLAS, from the coding sequence TTGTCACAATTGTCAGAACCAGGACAAGCGATTGAAGAACTTGTTGCCCTGCTTGATAGTCCAGATCGTATGGTCCAACATCAAGCGAAGGAAGATTTAATCGAGATTGGCATAGAAGCCCAGGGAGCACTCCTTAAGGAGTTATCTTGTGTGACCGAGGCGAATACAGAACAGACCATTTCGGATCGAAAAGTCTGGTCTATTTTATGTATTCTGGCGATGGTTGCGGATACACGGGCCGTGCCACAGCTCAAATACTTTGTGAACCATGGCAATCATTTGCAGCGTGTAGCGGCTATTGAGTGCCTGGGGCATGTGGGAGGGCAGGAAGCCATATGCATTCTTGCCAATGCACTGGCAGAAGCTGACGACGAATCCGTCATCATATGGGTGGCGAAGGCGCTGGGGATGATTGCATCTGAAGAGGCGCTCATGCCGCTCTCTCGCCTATTAGAAACAACCGAATCGCATGTGGTCCGTTATACAGCGATTGACGCCCTGGGGGCGATTGGCTCAACAGGCAGCATCAAGCTCATCCAGCGCTTCGTACAAGACCCGAACCATCACGTCCGTGAACACGCGGAGGCGGCACTAGAGCAACTTGCTTCCTGA
- a CDS encoding HAD family hydrolase, producing the protein MKRYCFIDFDDTLVMGVQSWVLSSILPALLKEHDIVFDAEQFNQELLKAIEASNQSYALEEIGLNLFKEMTWPPHILKTIFNEIQTSYQPILYEDAMPFLERLLKADIAICIISNNPHAAHDAPGLGLTAVVQAVITPDKEGVILPKPSTTIWTHLQNQFEDIDVGQSFVVGDDPWSDGAFATAIGLPCFLVDREQRFRSLYETSPHVWVQTLGEIPF; encoded by the coding sequence GTGAAACGCTACTGCTTCATTGATTTTGACGATACCCTGGTTATGGGCGTGCAAAGCTGGGTCCTGAGCAGCATCTTGCCAGCGCTGCTCAAAGAGCATGACATCGTCTTTGACGCAGAGCAATTCAATCAGGAACTCCTCAAGGCGATTGAAGCATCGAATCAATCTTATGCATTGGAAGAAATCGGCCTGAATTTGTTCAAAGAGATGACATGGCCGCCGCATATCCTGAAGACGATCTTCAATGAAATCCAAACGTCTTATCAGCCTATCCTGTATGAGGATGCGATGCCGTTTTTAGAGCGACTGCTCAAGGCCGATATTGCGATCTGCATCATCTCCAACAATCCACATGCTGCCCACGATGCCCCTGGCCTGGGCCTGACGGCTGTTGTGCAGGCGGTGATCACGCCGGATAAAGAGGGCGTCATTTTGCCCAAGCCCAGCACGACGATCTGGACGCATCTACAAAACCAGTTTGAGGATATTGATGTCGGGCAGTCTTTCGTCGTTGGGGACGATCCGTGGTCGGATGGGGCTTTTGCGACAGCAATTGGCCTGCCTTGTTTCCTGGTTGATCGCGAGCAGCGCTTCCGCAGTTTGTATGAAACTTCTCCCCATGTATGGGTCCAAACTTTAGGGGAAATCCCTTTTTAA
- a CDS encoding response regulator, giving the protein MEDISNWDVIIVDDEPSNLGVAELVLEHYGATVRLAESGEKCLQLLKEGQQPTVMLIDIQMPEMSGFELLDKVREKDVWQNIPAIAVTAHAMEEDKRRILAAGFNGHLRKPINVVTFVDEIMEIVTQ; this is encoded by the coding sequence ATGGAAGATATTTCTAACTGGGACGTTATTATCGTCGATGACGAGCCAAGTAACCTGGGTGTTGCTGAGCTTGTACTAGAGCATTATGGGGCCACTGTGCGTCTGGCTGAATCTGGTGAGAAGTGCTTGCAGCTTCTCAAAGAAGGCCAGCAGCCAACCGTTATGCTCATTGATATCCAAATGCCAGAGATGTCTGGGTTTGAGCTGCTGGATAAAGTGCGAGAAAAAGACGTATGGCAGAATATTCCCGCGATTGCAGTCACGGCCCACGCGATGGAAGAAGACAAACGTCGCATCCTGGCGGCTGGCTTTAACGGGCATTTACGCAAACCTATCAACGTCGTGACCTTCGTCGATGAGATCATGGAGATCGTCACACAGTAG
- a CDS encoding sensor histidine kinase has product MVSKLEPINLPEQLKSSIKNPITWWLTPRSLDRDIAFRERIIRAATGILVILGLYSMYLAIFIYKDPWSPVSFPVLNLIALSGLLFSFYTASRQHILLAGYSLAITVAICGGYVILLTREMQSMSVAVYGGPIFMFTPLTAALVLPRNRIIPLSLVASLIFFITQFVLPLDTSVQTTLQLDMVATTISITLLLLFEALLLRQMRVEFDGRLEELSTAVRQTEAARVQAEEARKKAEKAQRDAEAADIAKTQFLANMSHELRTPLNAIIGYDEAMIAGMVGNFTDRQTEILGYIQHNGHRLLSLINDILDLSKIESGSIEAYMEPMSLRPTIKKTITSLDALANQKAISLVLNIDDTLPEMILFDEGKLQQIITNLVSNAIKFTETGSVTVDVDRQAANQWQVVVTDTGVGIPKDKLEEIFEPFKQVDGSATRKYKGTGLGLSITKRLTEKLGGQIMVESSLGEGSQFTLMFPLLMPNPS; this is encoded by the coding sequence ATGGTGAGCAAATTGGAGCCCATTAATCTTCCGGAGCAGTTAAAGTCATCAATTAAAAATCCTATTACATGGTGGTTAACACCCCGCTCACTTGATAGAGATATCGCATTTCGTGAGCGCATTATCCGAGCGGCCACAGGTATCCTTGTTATCCTGGGTCTTTATAGCATGTACTTAGCTATTTTTATTTATAAAGATCCTTGGTCGCCCGTTTCCTTTCCAGTTTTAAATCTTATCGCTTTAAGTGGCCTCCTGTTTTCGTTTTATACCGCCTCAAGACAACACATTTTACTAGCTGGTTATTCCCTAGCGATTACAGTTGCAATCTGTGGTGGCTATGTCATTCTCTTAACGCGTGAAATGCAGTCGATGAGCGTTGCTGTCTATGGCGGCCCTATATTTATGTTTACCCCTCTGACAGCCGCACTAGTTTTACCTCGCAATCGTATTATCCCACTAAGCTTGGTCGCTAGTTTAATATTTTTTATCACTCAGTTTGTTCTGCCTTTAGATACGTCGGTTCAAACAACGCTTCAACTAGATATGGTTGCAACCACGATCTCAATCACGCTGCTGCTCTTATTTGAGGCCTTGTTGCTTAGGCAAATGCGCGTAGAATTTGATGGACGTCTGGAAGAATTGAGCACGGCCGTAAGGCAGACAGAAGCAGCGCGCGTGCAGGCTGAAGAAGCTCGTAAGAAGGCGGAGAAAGCTCAGCGCGATGCAGAGGCCGCAGATATTGCCAAGACACAATTCCTTGCTAATATGAGCCACGAACTGCGTACCCCCCTTAATGCGATTATTGGTTATGATGAAGCGATGATCGCCGGGATGGTGGGTAACTTCACAGACAGGCAAACAGAGATTCTGGGGTATATCCAGCATAATGGGCACCGTTTACTGAGCCTGATTAACGATATTCTCGATCTATCCAAGATTGAATCCGGCTCTATTGAAGCTTATATGGAACCGATGTCCCTGCGCCCGACGATCAAAAAGACGATTACAAGCCTGGATGCTTTAGCTAACCAAAAAGCGATTTCCCTGGTTTTAAATATTGATGACACACTGCCAGAGATGATTTTGTTTGATGAGGGCAAGTTACAGCAGATCATCACCAATCTGGTGAGTAATGCGATCAAGTTTACGGAAACGGGCAGCGTCACAGTCGATGTTGATCGCCAGGCCGCGAATCAGTGGCAAGTAGTTGTCACGGATACAGGCGTTGGTATCCCTAAAGATAAATTAGAAGAAATCTTCGAACCTTTTAAACAGGTTGATGGCAGCGCAACTCGCAAGTATAAAGGAACAGGACTTGGCCTCTCTATCACAAAACGCCTGACAGAGAAGCTTGGAGGTCAAATCATGGTCGAATCATCACTAGGAGAAGGGTCTCAGTTTACACTGATGTTCCCACTCCTGATGCCGAACCCATCCTGA
- a CDS encoding response regulator has product MLTKIMVVDDEAILREDISAYLEMEGYNVVTAHNGHAAIEYLKTDTVDLVISDIHMPEVNGYELLQYIRTDLGLVDLPFIFLSGVYDMNQEKCLELGASAYIPKPFSIVELSKTIDRIVDSDD; this is encoded by the coding sequence ATGTTGACTAAAATTATGGTTGTCGATGATGAGGCGATCTTGCGTGAGGACATTTCCGCCTATTTGGAGATGGAAGGTTACAATGTTGTAACTGCGCATAATGGTCATGCTGCCATCGAATATCTAAAGACAGATACCGTTGATCTGGTGATCTCGGACATTCATATGCCAGAAGTTAACGGCTATGAATTGCTTCAATACATCCGTACGGACTTAGGGCTTGTAGACTTGCCTTTCATCTTTTTGAGCGGCGTTTATGACATGAATCAGGAAAAATGCCTTGAATTAGGGGCTTCTGCCTATATTCCCAAGCCATTTTCCATCGTTGAGCTGTCAAAAACAATTGATCGCATTGTCGACTCTGACGACTGA
- a CDS encoding TrmH family RNA methyltransferase yields MRVTSKNNSKIKLIRSLHQRKYREQTGLFVVEGLHGVLEALHHPERVEMLVVSYDLLKSARGYDAINRVAASVPVLELDTTLFSSIMTREKPHGIAAIVRQDWTPLENICHLRVDSSSGEDLWVALCDVQYPGNLGTILRTCDAVGAAGVILLGEATDPYHPTAVRAGLSAYFTQHLVRADYQQFTTWVMGSDYTLIGASADGAQYYRGSTYPLPLILMMGSEGHGINPAQRELCDGLVAIPMCGQNDSLNLAVATGVLLYEVIAQKQP; encoded by the coding sequence ATGCGAGTGACAAGCAAAAACAATTCAAAGATCAAACTCATACGGAGCCTGCATCAGCGCAAATATAGGGAGCAGACAGGGCTGTTCGTTGTCGAAGGTTTACACGGCGTCCTAGAGGCACTTCATCACCCTGAGCGTGTTGAAATGCTCGTTGTATCCTATGATCTGCTTAAAAGTGCACGTGGCTATGACGCAATCAACCGTGTCGCGGCTAGTGTGCCTGTACTTGAGTTGGATACAACGCTGTTCAGCAGCATTATGACCCGCGAGAAGCCACACGGCATCGCTGCGATTGTGCGGCAGGATTGGACGCCGCTGGAGAATATTTGCCACCTCAGAGTAGATAGCTCATCGGGCGAAGACCTGTGGGTTGCCCTCTGTGATGTACAGTACCCAGGCAACCTGGGCACAATCCTGCGAACGTGCGATGCTGTAGGCGCTGCCGGGGTCATCCTGTTAGGGGAAGCAACTGATCCCTATCATCCGACGGCTGTACGAGCCGGACTGAGTGCTTACTTCACCCAGCATCTCGTGCGGGCAGATTACCAACAATTCACAACATGGGTGATGGGGAGCGACTATACCCTTATTGGGGCTTCCGCAGATGGGGCTCAATACTACCGGGGCAGCACTTATCCCCTCCCGTTGATCCTAATGATGGGCAGCGAGGGGCATGGCATCAACCCAGCACAGCGAGAACTCTGCGACGGACTTGTCGCAATCCCCATGTGCGGCCAGAACGATTCCCTCAATCTAGCCGTGGCAACCGGTGTCCTTCTCTATGAAGTCATCGCACAGAAGCAACCGTGA
- a CDS encoding phage major capsid protein: MTMQTRHSDHIDRHLITSRDQARLVTAVKMIDAREGRVGGYLVVWGDATTRDLQGEYFTPETELGLTWYDRRPVLYHHGLDGNLKAAVIGQIETLQIDEVGVWAEAQLDLRQRYVQVVHNLIERGLLSWSSGSLPHLVAVANDGHIKRWPIVEGSLTPTPAEPRRTEIHTIKSAYAALGLDTRLLQLDDDSESLHERPTLPLSSLPSLPSEPLALEPASAAKGHSMLNNLNQTATRKQLPINHGDATNTIAVSSEFDALNASDLLHGYMILRAAKGFRGVSERYANALAHKLHQSGAAPALKANELAYSTQTGFGDEWVPELWSQQIWQKARTDNTILPLFRAIEMPSNPFELPVEGTDPQVYYVGETTEEAHLTLGSGNPVPDSKIGSGKVPLVAKKLALRVGFSTELVEDSIIPVLNIYREQAMRALADAIDHVLLNGDTETGSTGNINSDHTAPTAGSPFLAMDGIRKLALAIHDIDMSNATPTLAKLREARFDMPPRYAARPNDLAWIVDGNTYARLLAMDEFLTMDKAGPLATAQTGQIGYVDGIPVFVSAEMPLTEADGKVGGGTNNRGTAVCVYRPGWFVGYRRRIAVNVDYLPYYDSYQLTATVRLAFASYDNDVAATLFNIAV, from the coding sequence ATGACGATGCAGACAAGGCATAGCGACCATATAGATCGGCATCTCATCACCAGCCGGGACCAGGCCCGACTTGTAACGGCTGTGAAAATGATCGACGCCAGAGAAGGGCGTGTTGGTGGGTACCTCGTCGTATGGGGGGATGCCACAACGCGTGATTTACAGGGCGAATACTTTACACCAGAAACAGAACTGGGCTTAACGTGGTATGACCGTCGCCCGGTCCTGTATCACCATGGCCTGGATGGCAACCTGAAGGCAGCCGTCATCGGCCAGATCGAAACGCTGCAAATTGACGAGGTTGGCGTCTGGGCAGAAGCACAACTTGACCTCCGGCAGCGTTACGTCCAGGTCGTGCATAACCTGATTGAACGCGGCCTCTTAAGCTGGTCATCCGGCAGTTTGCCTCATCTGGTGGCGGTTGCAAACGACGGGCATATTAAGCGATGGCCCATCGTAGAAGGCAGCCTGACTCCCACCCCGGCAGAGCCTCGCCGCACAGAGATCCATACCATCAAGAGCGCCTATGCTGCGCTGGGCCTGGATACGCGCCTGCTCCAACTGGATGACGACAGCGAGTCACTCCATGAGCGGCCCACTTTACCGCTCTCTTCACTTCCATCACTTCCATCAGAACCGCTGGCTTTAGAGCCTGCCAGCGCAGCGAAAGGACACTCTATGCTGAATAACCTGAACCAAACAGCCACACGCAAACAACTCCCCATCAACCATGGCGACGCGACGAATACCATTGCCGTGAGTAGTGAGTTTGACGCGCTCAATGCCAGCGACTTGCTGCACGGCTATATGATCTTACGGGCCGCTAAGGGGTTCCGTGGCGTGAGCGAGCGTTACGCCAACGCACTGGCGCACAAGCTGCATCAATCCGGCGCGGCCCCTGCCCTTAAAGCCAACGAATTAGCCTACAGTACGCAAACAGGCTTTGGCGATGAGTGGGTGCCGGAACTGTGGAGCCAGCAAATCTGGCAAAAAGCACGCACCGACAACACGATTCTGCCCCTGTTCCGCGCTATCGAAATGCCGAGTAACCCCTTCGAGCTGCCTGTCGAAGGCACAGACCCGCAAGTATACTACGTCGGCGAAACCACCGAAGAAGCGCACCTGACGCTAGGCAGCGGTAATCCCGTCCCGGATAGCAAGATTGGGTCTGGCAAGGTGCCCCTCGTCGCTAAAAAGCTGGCGCTGCGCGTTGGGTTCAGCACGGAGTTGGTCGAAGATAGCATCATTCCGGTGCTGAATATCTACCGTGAGCAAGCCATGCGCGCTCTGGCTGATGCAATCGACCATGTCTTGCTGAATGGTGATACTGAAACGGGCAGTACTGGCAACATCAACAGCGACCATACCGCCCCAACCGCCGGGTCTCCCTTCCTGGCTATGGATGGGATTCGTAAGCTGGCCCTGGCAATCCACGACATCGACATGAGTAATGCCACCCCGACGCTCGCCAAACTGCGCGAAGCTCGCTTCGATATGCCGCCGCGCTATGCCGCACGTCCCAATGACCTGGCATGGATTGTCGATGGCAATACTTATGCGCGCCTGCTGGCAATGGATGAATTCCTGACAATGGATAAAGCGGGGCCATTGGCGACTGCCCAGACCGGGCAGATCGGCTATGTCGATGGGATTCCGGTCTTCGTCAGCGCGGAGATGCCGCTCACAGAAGCCGATGGCAAGGTCGGTGGTGGTACGAACAACCGTGGCACAGCGGTTTGTGTCTATCGTCCGGGCTGGTTCGTCGGTTATCGCCGCCGCATCGCCGTGAATGTGGACTATCTGCCGTACTACGACAGCTACCAGCTAACCGCAACCGTTCGTCTGGCCTTTGCCAGCTACGACAACGACGTCGCCGCAACACTGTTCAACATCGCGGTTTAG
- a CDS encoding MFS transporter, protein MAPRILYYLMRGSFSLFYSMWLTVTLLYHAEMVTDDPLKLVLLSVVLEGTIFLLEIPTGLVADSYSRKWSTIIGAFLIGGAYCLEGSAPIYGRVLVAHFIYGVGFTFYSGASDAWLADEIGAENASPVFMRGAQISLLFAQVGIVGAMLIGQAGLYIPIRVAGAAIILIGVFLIVTMTENGFSPEQTEGNIPARLAQTLRKNIDLIRVRPSLVNVLLVGVIVGASVGGFDRLYTPYFLTYNPPYDSVVWYGMLQAVISLSSTCLLEVIRRHAKHLSPEQVPRTIAVLYGCTILGNVVFVLAGQFGLAVVAFWFSQMFRSTTRPLIIIWINQIVESRVRATAISTYWQFNALGHTIGLPFIGLIGRLFSLRVALMSSVLGLSPTLWLLTRRHAVAQKQDLPPE, encoded by the coding sequence ATGGCACCACGTATCCTATATTATCTCATGCGGGGCAGCTTCTCATTGTTTTATAGTATGTGGCTGACGGTGACGCTGCTTTACCATGCGGAGATGGTCACGGACGACCCGCTCAAGCTGGTGCTGCTCAGCGTCGTGCTAGAAGGCACCATCTTCTTGCTAGAGATTCCTACGGGCCTGGTGGCCGATTCTTACAGCCGTAAATGGTCAACAATCATTGGCGCGTTCTTGATCGGCGGGGCTTACTGCCTAGAAGGGTCTGCACCTATTTATGGGCGGGTGCTGGTGGCGCACTTTATCTACGGCGTAGGCTTCACATTTTATAGCGGTGCCAGCGATGCATGGCTTGCGGATGAAATTGGCGCGGAAAACGCATCACCCGTTTTTATGCGGGGCGCACAGATCAGCCTGTTATTTGCACAGGTGGGCATTGTAGGGGCGATGCTCATTGGGCAAGCTGGCTTATATATCCCAATCCGCGTCGCGGGCGCAGCGATTATCCTGATCGGCGTCTTCCTCATCGTCACAATGACGGAAAATGGCTTTTCGCCGGAACAAACAGAGGGCAACATACCTGCTCGGCTGGCACAAACGTTACGAAAAAATATTGATCTCATCCGCGTCCGGCCATCACTCGTCAACGTCCTTCTGGTTGGTGTTATTGTAGGGGCATCTGTGGGCGGTTTTGATCGCTTATATACGCCGTACTTCCTCACTTATAACCCGCCGTATGATTCTGTCGTCTGGTATGGGATGCTGCAAGCCGTTATTTCGCTCTCCTCAACGTGCCTTCTCGAAGTTATCCGCAGACATGCCAAGCATCTCTCCCCGGAGCAGGTCCCTCGGACGATTGCTGTGCTCTATGGCTGTACCATCCTGGGCAATGTCGTCTTTGTGCTGGCGGGACAGTTCGGCCTCGCGGTCGTCGCATTCTGGTTTAGCCAGATGTTCCGCAGCACCACGCGCCCGCTCATCATTATCTGGATTAATCAGATCGTAGAAAGTCGTGTGCGCGCCACAGCCATCTCAACATATTGGCAGTTCAATGCGCTTGGGCATACGATAGGCTTACCCTTCATTGGTCTGATCGGTCGCTTGTTCAGCCTGAGAGTCGCCTTGATGAGCTCCGTTTTGGGCTTATCACCGACGCTATGGCTGCTGACGCGGCGGCATGCTGTGGCGCAGAAACAAGATTTACCCCCTGAGTAA